A window of the Salvelinus alpinus chromosome 3, SLU_Salpinus.1, whole genome shotgun sequence genome harbors these coding sequences:
- the tarbp1 gene encoding probable methyltransferase TARBP1, whose product MSSILINALLSSCHDPDTLFNTLCWPTDSWPDTERVEALTTFIDGIGKLPQSDTSDDGDKVAFSTAKRDIFLRKVESIIWTQCLPLLLKVSNGDGACKGKRVQDGRAEITIAVCRLLSVCINTLCDTAVSGRVARAVLPSFQRADGETEEELPGQGEGRLGIDVAIEAMSVILPTLSSNEELTTSILSSALSCIKTLSDALVSKITVRLIFTLLNCYSEDGIASKLQFILEDLCSWHKSDSSNTDLPVVTERTLLCLTTLSDYLFSPAKLQQHTLPQSLSYTRPDPRRSLQFWRILQDGLTHKDNVSRKRALYLLKRCVALSEDEAVDFPSSSVSSEVNEEIIFRWAPDRCKLLREFWEDYALVMETLEENQIHVVRPVLNRIHTLIQTAANDSQGVSLFHPSWLLGVYQRMFHSENKSVMREGVDHLLELQVLRRPAFALAFSQFIVGPFMDVMSESSLFHRTAGQSVGECPELGGKLQVFMVTFFSSLPQENRGPVLLQLVQRLGSQHWCAVPILFLSRALSHLPPCPLLGPDGLQALREVLRCTMITHQVLLRGAAQCFLLNTALSLTDVTSVTLDDVFSLLLHFRADESLRRGTSLWNQLCDWLADSEGSFRPCVREPADGTSTSTSTSPERETVRGYVQHQMEFFLRVPASSDQTDSVPDPGEAELLAKAILLCVDIEGRTQRRSGGEETTGVSGGMDSLLRPLLDTLSRLHTNVYLPLRKTDKSLQLLLRLLQLTPVRHTPAAVEKEQEDSVTVSMETLVLGVVEPIQEFILRRLSGELQELCDVERAELYLSVLKEVVLMYSVLEWNHSKVQEAYFPRLLRYVLRTLEADQIPSVAGQVSRAVAMASLAMTCEVAALGVFNLQSETTILLVHLSSYFYSPAPPPAPPLSLVHFNQRLVKPPTADPSTGVSEQGPLLKDWGRMAAHFIRDQWTCLGYGRRIGPPGPLELPRASGSLQAAIEALSLLPSGLVLPVLDFMASMLPQVALSEEALCVEAVTVSWKLVLGLSSNPHDFWPTLQGFVTMAFHHSLLELTEQQAPGLTATLQQIAVELMELSQAKTGVFNVLIQHCCHTWLPSDPGSEGESQSDAMFSSALLHLDILAEACVYGPVFRRDQRLIQEVQVYVERLGEECAANTAVPSDNRDDQFPRVCVVAFLSRLQPSNQLHERLMEELVLRLLKKDEAISKSKQRYYSNSLQHRVKNRVWQTLLMLLPKLRGEFVGTVLGRVFEAGFVSNQASVKYLIEWEMVLILVQYPEHIDRLWTCFSVDQEKTKTSVCTFLSVLVHLNIIMPQLKEKAVQWRKALDVILQWCFSHNFSVRLYALLALKRVWGLEGARAEAEEGAGGADGLGGLATVVKACLHQAEAMQSTGNANKNWTRIQDHFFFGVFHPVRDYSVETIFYTFPSLSEVFEDEWIPPWKFEKLVDFSQSASLPLRNPVPDLSQIQPGDWIQQDKGDQDGEERWAEVQKKMTPWRLGIQEQEPELGLVPQQRAARLGKLHSALLVVASLIDKPTNLGGLCRTCEIFGASGLVLDSLRHVSDKHFQALSVSSELWLPLLEVKPVELADFLQLKKREGYCIVGVEQTANSQSLKDYRFPEKTLLLLGNEREGIPANLLQLLDVCVEIPQQGVIRSLNVHVSAALLVWEYTCQYLSSTGGKSD is encoded by the exons ATGTCTTCTATTTTAATCAATGCCCTTTTATCAAGTTGCCATGATCCGGATACTTTGTTTAACACGTTGTGCTGGCCAACTGACTCGTGGCCGGACACAGAAAGAGTAGAGGCACTGACAACGTTTATTGACGGAATTGGTAAACTACCCCAGTCTGACACATCTGACGATGGCGACAAAGTTGCCTTTTCAACTGCAAAAAGAGACATCTTTCTCCGAAAAGTTGAATCGATCATTTGGACACAATGTTTACCACTTCTCTTGAAAGTCTCTAACGGAGACGGGGCATGCAAAGGTAAACGTGTGCAAGATGGAAGGGCTGAAATCACCATCGCTGTGTGCAGGCTTCTTTCTGTCTGCATCAACACACTGTGTGACACGGCAGTTTCGGGGCGAGTCGCCCGCGCTGTCCTGCCATCCTTCCAGCGGGCAGAcggggagacagaggaagagctTCCCGGCCAGGGTGAGGGGCGGCTGGGTATCGACGTGGCTATCGAAGCCATGTCAGTCATCCTACCAACTCTCTCATCCAACGAAGAATTGACCACGTCGATCCTGTCATCTGCCCTGTCCTGTATCAAGACGTTATCGGATGCTCTGGTCTCCAAAATCACCGTTAGGCTTATTTTCACTCTCCTCAACTGTTACAGCGAGGATGGGATAGCGAGTAAACTCCAGTTCATTTTAGAGGATTTGTGTAGCTGGCACAAGAGTGACAGCTCAAACACGGACTTACCTGTGGTGACAGAACGCACTTTGCTGTGTTTAACAACTCTCTCGGACTATCTCTTCTCTCCGGCTAAACTACAGCAACACACCCTTCCTCAAAGTCTGAGCTATACTCGACCAGACCCTCGTCGTTCTCTGCAGTTCTGGAGGATTCTACAAGATGGACTGACGCACAAAGACAACGTGTCCCGGAAGCGGGCGTTGTACCTGCTGAAAAGGTGCGTCGCTCTGTCAGAGGATGAGGCGGTTGACTTTCCAAGCAGTTCAGTGTCAAGTGAAG TTAATGAGGAGATCATATTCAGATGGGCCCCAGACAGATGCAAGCTGCTCAGAGAGTTCTGGGAGGACTATGCCTTGGTTATGGAGACACTGGAGGAGAACCAA ATTCATGTGGTCCGCCCTGTGCTCAACAGAATCCACACGTTGATCCAAACAGCAGCGAATGATAGTcaag GCGTCAGTCTGTTCCACCCGTCATGGCTGCTGGGTGTGTACCAGCGTATGTTCCACAGTGAGAACAAGTCCGTCATGAGAGAGGGAGTGGATCACCTGCTGGAACTCCAGGTGCTCCGACGCCCTGCCTTCGCCCTGGCCTTCTCACAG TTCATTGTGGGTCCTTTTATGGATGTGATGTCTGAAAGCTCCCTCTTTCACAG GACTGCAGGACAGAGTGTAGGAGAGTGTCCTGAGCTGGGAGGCAAGCTGCAGGTCTTCATGGTCACGTTCTTCAGCAGCCTGCCACAGGAGAACAGAG GTCCTGTGTTGCTGCAGCTTGTCCAGCGGCTAGGTTCTCAACACTGGTGTGCTGTccccatcctcttcctctctcggGCCCTGTCCCACCTTCCTCCCTGCCCTCTCCTGGGCCCTGACGGCCTGCAAGCTCTCAG GGAGGTGCTCCGCTGCACTATGATCACCCACCAGGTGCTACTGAGAGGAGCTGCCCAGTGTTTCCTGCTCAACACTGCCCTCTCCCTGACAGATGTG ACCTCAGTGACGTTGGATGACGTGTTTAGTTTGCTGCTGCATTTCAGAGCAGACGAGTCTCTACGTAGAGGAACATCACTCTGGAATcag CtgtgtgactggctggctgacagtGAAGGCAGCTTCAGGCCCTGTGTCAGAGAACCAGCTGATggtaccagtaccagtaccagtacttctccagagagagagactgtgagaggcTACGTCCAACACCAGATGGAGTTCTTCCTCAGAGTCCCGGCTAGCTCAG accagacagacagtgtcCCAGACCCAGGAGAGGCGGAGCTGCTAGCCAAGGCCATCCTACTGTGTGTTGACATAGAGGGGAGGACTCAGAggaggtctggaggagaggagactactggTGTCAGCGGTGGGATGGACTCGCTCTTACGCCCCCTACTGGACACACTGAGCAGGCTCCACACTAATGTCTACCTGCCGCTACGCAAGACTGACAAGAGCCTGCAGCTGCTGCTACGATTACTGCAGCTCACACCAGTCAGACATACCCCTGCTGCAGTAGAGAAAGAACAGG AGGACAGTGTGACGGTCTCCATGGAGACGCTGGTTCTGGGCGTGGTGGAGCCCATTCAGGAGTTCATCCTCCGAAGACTAAGTGGAGAACTACAGGAG CTATGTGATGTAGAGCGTGCTGAGCTCTACCTGTCAGTGCTGAAGGAGGTGGTGCTGATGTACAGTGTGTTAGAGTGGAACCACTCCAAGGTACAGGAGGCCTATTTCCCCAGACTCCTCAGATACGTCCTGAGGACCCTAGAAGCTGACCAG ATCCCCTCTGTGGCGGGTCAGGTGTCCAGGGCGGTTGCCATGGCGTCGTTGGCCATGACCTGTGAGGTTGCAGCGCTGGGAGTGTTCAACCTCCAATCAGAGACCACGATTCTACTGGTCCATCTGTCTAGCTACTTCTACTCCCCTGCTCCACCCccagcccctcctctctctctggtccacTTCAACCAGCGCCTGGTGAAACCTCCAACTGCAGATCCGTCAACCGG TGTTTCGGAGCAGGGTCCTCTCCTCAAGGACTGGGGCCGTATGGCAGCTCATTTCATCCGGGACCAGTGGACGTGCCTGGGCTACGGGAGGAGAATAGGCCCACCCGGGCCCCTGGAGCTCCCCAGGGCATCAGGGTCCCTCCAGGCTGCTATAGAGGCTCTGTCTCTGTTACCCAGTGGCCTGGTACTGCCTGTACTGGACTTCATGGCCTCAATGTTGCCACAG GTGGCGCTGTCTGAGGAGGCCCTGTGTGTAGAGGCTGTGACTGTCTCCTGGAAGCTGGTGCTGGGACTGAGCAGTAACCCTCATGACTTCTGGCCCACCCTGCAGGGCTTTGTGACCATGGCCTTTCACCACAGCCTGCTGGAGTTAACAGAGCAGCAGGCACCTGGGCTCACTGCTACTCTACAACAG ATAGCCGTTGAGTTGATGGAACTCTCCCAGGCCAAGACCGGTGTATTCAACGTTCTGATCCAACACTGCTGCCACACCTGGCTGCCCTCTGACCCAGGAAGTGAAGGCGAGAGCCAATCAGATGCCATGTTCTCCAGTGCCCTACTGCACCTTGACATCCTGGCTGAGGCATGTGTGTATGGACCTGTGTTCAGGAGGGACCAAAG GCTGATCCAGGAGGTCCAGGTCTATGTGGAGAGGCTTGGAGAGGAGTGTGCTGCTAACACTGCAGTCCCCAG TGATAACCGGGATGACCAGTTCCCACGTGTGTGTGTCGTGGCGTTCCTCAGCCGCCTCCAGCCCTCTAATCAGCTGCATGAGAGACTGATGGAAGAACTGGTTCTCCGCTTGCTGAAAAAG GATGAGGCCATATCAAAGTCAAAACAGCGTTACTATAGCAACTCCCTGCAGCATCGTGTCAAGAACAGGGTGTGGCAGACACTACTGATGCTGCTGCCCAAACTGAGaggg GAGTTTGTAGGTACCGTTCTGGGTCGTGTGTTTGAGGCAGGTTTCGTCAGTAACCAGGCCTCAGTCAAGTACCTGATAGAGTGGGAGATGGTTCTAATCCTAGTCCAGTATCCTGAACACATAGACCGACTCTGGACCTGCTTCAGTGTG GATCAAGAGAAGACCAAGACCAGTGTCTGTACCTTCCTGTCTGTGTTAGTCCACCTCAACATCATCATGCCTCAACTCAAGGAGAAG gcAGTACAGTGGCGTAAGGCCCTGGATGTTATTCTCCAGTGGTGTTTCAGCCATAACTTCAGTGTCCGTCTGTACGCCCTGCTGGCCCTGAAGAGGGTGTGGGGTCTGGAGGGGGCGAGGGCCGAGGCCGAGGAGGGGGCCGGGGGAGCGGATGGGCTCGGGGGGCTGGCCACCGTCGTTAAGGCCTGTCTGCACCAGGCTGAGGCTATGCAGAGTACTGG AAATGCCAATAAGAACTGGACCAGGATTCAGGACCACTTCTTCTTTGGTGTCTTTCATCCTGTTAGAGACTATAGTGTGGAA ACCATATTCTACACATTCCCCAGCCTATCGGAGGTGTTTGAGGACGAGTGGATTCCGCCCTGGAAGTTTGAGAAGTTGGTGGACTTCTCCCAGAGTGCATCTCTTCCGTTGAGAAACCCTGTCCCTGACCTGAGCCAGATTCAGCCTGGAGACTGGATCCAGCAGGATAAAG gGGATCAGGATGGTGAGGAGCGCTGGGCCGAGGTCCAGAAGAAGATGACCCCCTGGAGGTTGGGGATCCAGGAACAGGAGCCAGAGCTGGGTCTGGTGCCCCAGCAGAGAGCAGCACGCCTGGGCAAGCTGCACAGTGCCCTCCTGGTGGTTGCCTCGCTCATAGACAAGCCCACCAACCTGGGAG gtctgTGTAGGACGTGTGAGATCTTCGGGGCCAGTGGTCTGGTGTTGGACAGTCTTCGCCACGTCAGTGATAAACACTTCCAGGCCCTGAGTGTCTCCTCTGAGCTATGGCTCCCCCTACTGGAG GTGAAGCCCGTAGAACTGGCTGACTTCCTGCAGCTGAAGAAGAGGGAGGGCTACTGCATTGTGGGAGTGGAGCAGACAGCCAATAGTCAGAGTCTAAAGGACTATAGGTTCCCTGAGAAGACTCTGTTACTGCTGGG TAATGAGCGTGAAGGTATCCCAGCTAACCTGCTCCAGCTGTTGGACGTGTGTGTGGAGATCCCTCAGCAAGGTGTCATCCGTTCCCTCAACGTACACGTGAGCGCCGCCCTGCTGGTTTGGGAGTACACCTGCCAGTACCTGTCCTCTACTGGAGGGAAgtcagactga